ccggcAGCGTCTGGCCGTCGCCAGGCGCCCCTGGCCCAGCGCGCACGAACAAAGGCCACAGTCGCCGGCCGGCAGCCAGTCCCCAAACGGCCGGGCGAAAGCCATGCGGCCCAACAACCGGCGCACGCGCACTGGGCCTCCGCGCGCCGGTCGGACACGCACGCAagacgcacgcacgcacgcacggcGCACGCGCGGGGCCCGGGCCGCGGCCCGGGGCAGGGGCGCCGAGGCCGCCGCAGAGGCCGCTGGGAGGCGCCCGTTGAGGCCCTGCGCGGCCGGCGCGCTCATTCACCTATAGTAAAAGACATCCCTGTGGCCGGCCGACAGCCCCGACCTTCTGGGCACttcttccctctcccagccctgcgGGAGCGCCGGGCACTCCCACCTCTTCCGCTCCATTGCGCCCGGCTCCTTGGCCCGTCGCCgggcccgccgccgccgcccggacCCCCGCTCGCCGCCGCCGCCTCAGCTGCCTCtgctgccgctgccgccgccgccactTGCCGCGGCTGTTCCGGCCCGCGGGCCCCCGCCCTCCGCCCCCAGCCGGGCGCGCGCCGGCTTTGCCGCCCTCTCAGCCCCCTCCCCGCGCTCGCCAGCCCCCGCTCGGGGGGCCCGCTCCGCCCACCCGCCCGCGCGGGGCCCCGTGCTGCGCAGCCGCGGCGCCAGACCTCGCCCCTCTCCGGCAGCGCCAATCAGCGCACGGGGGCGGGGCCTCCGGTGGCAGTGCGCGCCTGCGCCCTGTGCCTCGCGAGCCGCTAGTGCTCAGCAGCTGTTCCTGGAGCCCGCACAGCCCTTTCCACCGTGCCCCCACTTCCCCGGCCGCCTGGGGCGCGTGCGCGGGGACATGCTTTCGTACTAGTGGGGTCCTTTTCCCCGACCTTTCTCCAGCCCAAGTCTTGGGGACTCTGGCTTAGTGACTGGACCTCGACTTCCCCACCCTCCTGGTCTCCCAGCTTCCGAGCTTTTTACGGGCGTCCAAATCTGGGGGGCTTCCTCCGTGACCACCCCCTCCATGCCGCCAAGTTCCCTCcagtagctttttttttgtttcttttttttgagacggagtctaactcttttgcccaggctggaatgcagaggcgcgatcttggctcatttcaagcctccgcctcccgggttcaagctattctcctgcctcagcctcccaagtacctggttccacgcacagctaatttttgtatttttagtagggacggggttccaccgtgttggtcagtctggactcgaactcctgacttcaagtgatcagcccacctcggcctcccaaagtgctaggattataggcgtgagccaccacgccctgcccagTAGCTTTCTGACCCCTCGAAATCCAGGTATCTGGGCCCCCTGCTCCCCTGCTCCACCCCCTGCACCTTCGTccagccaccatgtctggtcagGAGAGTTCCAGGACCTTCCTGCGAAATCGCCCACCCACTGTTGTCTCCTCTTAACCCCTTCCCCAGCCAGTCAGAGGGATCCTGAAATGGAAACGGGTGGGCTACCCCGTCAGTCCCCCACTGACAGCATCGCTCCCAAGGCTAGGGCTGGGCCGGCCTGCACAGGTGTTCAAGGACTGAGTCTAGCTGCTGTGCCCCTCTGCCTCCAGCTGGAGAAGCTGTCCTGGTTCTAAGGACTCCTTTGTTGACATTGGGTCCACCCAATCTGGGATGCTCTCCCATGTGAAGATCTCATCCCATTTTCAAAGTCCCTTTAGCTGCAGGTTCCAGGGAGTAGGACAGGCacattcatttattgattgattgactgatcgagacagaatctcactttattgcacaggctggagtgcaatggcgtggcctcggctcactgcaacctccacctcgcaggttcaagcaattctcctgccttacctcccaagtagctgggattaaaggtgcccgccaccacgcccggctaatttttttgaatttttagaagagatgggatttcaccttattggccagctggtttcgaactcctgacctcaagtgatctgcccgcctcggcctccctaagtgctgggattacaggtgtgagctgccggcGGAACGTGGAGTTTCAGGACGTTGTGCTGACCACAGAAGCACTGAATAAATccggatggatgggtggatgatggtCAGATGAGCCGCTCACCCCACCTCGTGGTGAGGTGAGGTGAAACAGCCAGGTCTGTCTCCTGAGAAGCTCAGTAGCTGGTTAGTGGCCTGACACCGAGGCCCCAGAGCCTTGGGGTGCCGTGGAAGAATCAGTGCTCCCAGGAGACAGGAAAGTCTATTCCGTGGACTCAAAGCCAGGCATTTACATCCCAGAACCAGCCATGGTACTTGGCTAGGGCAGCCAGCGCAAGGACCTGCCCCCATGCAAGGGAGATTATTACTatgttttgagacggggtttcactttgttgcccaggttggagtgcagtggtgtgatcttggctcactgtaacctctgcccctcagactcaagcagtcctcccacttcagcctcccaagtagctgggaccaaaggcgtgcaccaccacgcctggctcattttttgtatttttagtagaaacagggtcttaccatgttgcccaggcaggtcagaaactcctgagctcaagcaatctgcctgcctcagcctcccaaagtgctgggatcacaggcatgagccaccacgcccggctgggagattattttttatttattttatttttaaatttttaattttttctttttttttttggagatagagtttcactcttgttgccccggctggagtgcaatggcacgatctcagctcactacaacctccgtctcccgggttcaagcgattctcctgccccagccttccaagtagctgggattacaggcacccgccaccacgtcggctaattttggatttttagtagagacggggtttctccatgttggtcaggctggtctcgaactcccaacctcaggtgatccacctgccttggcctcccaaagtcctgggattacaggtgtgagccaccacgctcagtcaagattattttttaaattgtgctatgattgtgccagtgcactccagcctaggtgatagagcgagaccttgtctaaaataagtaaataaaatagtcGTTAAAATGGCCaattccagccgggcgcggtggctcacgcctgtcatcccagcactttgggaggccaaggagggtggatcatgaggtcaggggatcgagaccatcctggctaacacagtgaaaccccgtctctactaaaaaatacaaaaacattagccgggcgtggtgacaggcgcctgcagtcctagctacttgggaggctgagacagaagaatcgcttgaacccgggaggcggaggttgcagtgagccgagattgtgtcactgcactccagcctgggcaacagagcaagactctgtctcaaaaaaaaaaaaaagaaaagaaaaaaaaaagaaaatgtcctcgaGTGGATGCTGGTAGAaagaaatgactgaataaatggcTAATGGGGCCAAGAGACTGCTCCCCTTTACAGCCGAGTCCAGTGACTAAATGTGGCAATAATCACAGGACCCCATCAGCCAGGTTGGCTCCTGTCGCCTCCAGGGCTGGCGAGGGCCTCGGTGCCACCATGCTGAAGTCTTTGCCTTCCCTTCCAGGACTTAAGTGCCAGGACAGTAGACACAGAAACAGGCAGGGGAAGCTCATTGCTAGTGGGGTCTGGTAACGTACAGATTCAGGGCTCAAGTcatacaatttcttttttgagacagggtctcactctaccacgcaggctggagtgcagcggcgcaatcacAGCTCGCCGCagccttaaacttctgggctccagcgatcctctcgccttggcctcccaaagtgctgggattacaggtgtgggccactataCTTAGCCTACAGTCaaatgttgttttttaatttttgtatatttttttgagacagagtctggctctgtcaccctggctggagtgcagcggtgcgtgACCCACCACGCACAGACCCCTGgacagtgtttttttaaaaatcagaacaggctgggtgcggtggctcatgcctgtaatcccagcactttgggaggccgaggcgggaggatcatgaggtcaggagatcgagaccatcctggctaacgtgatgaaaccccatctctactaaaaatacaaaaaactagccgggcgtggtagcgggcacctgtagtcccagctacttgggaggctgaggcaggagaatggcgtgaacccgggaggcggagcttgcagtgagccgagactgtgacactgcactccagcccgggcgacagagcgagactccgtctcaaaaaacaacaacaaaaaaaaatcaaaacaaaatccaGCCAGGCACCATGGttcccgcctgtaatctcagcactttgggaagacaaggcgggcagatcacctgaggtcatttcaagaccagcctggcccatgtggcaaaaccccatctctgctaaaaatacaaaaattagcagggtgtggtggtgagcacctgtaatcccagctactcgggaggctgagtcaagagaatcacttgaaccctggaggcagaggttgcagtgagccaagatcatgcaactgcactctagcctgggtgacagagtgagactccgtctccaaaactaaataaataaataggcccggtgtggtggctcacagctgtaaatcccagcactttgggaggctgaggcaggcggatcacctgaggtcaggagttcaagaccaacctggtcaacgtggtgaaaccccatctctactaaaaatacaaaacattagccaggcgtggtggcgcatgcctgtaatcccagctcctcaggaggatgaggcaggagaatcacttgaacccaggaggcggaggttgcggtgagtcaagagcatgccacagcactccagcctgggcgacagagcaagactgcctttaaaaaaaaataagtaaaataaatttgttgtttgaACCATGCAAGATCTGTgggattttgttatggcagccttagcaGACTGATACAATAGCTATTTCCATCAATACACTTATGTATGCAGAGAGTATGTCTagaaggatttatttattttttttttgagtctcactctgttgcccaagctggagtgcagtggggcagtctcGGCTCAGAGATGGgcaagaactggaaaaaactgggCAGCTGTATCAGGGAGTGTGACTTTGTACCATATACTCTTTTTGTacctgttcatttttattttttcatttttttttctttttatcagagaCGGGGgcctctttgttgcccaggctaatacagaactcctggttcaagtgatgccccttcctcagcctcccaaagtgttgggattacaggcgtgaaccaccacaccctgcctgttCATTTTTGTAACCCTGACGTGATGGTTTGAAATGTCTACCAATTCTGATACTCTTCCCTTCAAAACACAGAACCCCATTCTCCTCCCTTTGCATGTGGGCTGGACCGCAGGGGCTTGCTTCTGATAAACACAGTGTGGCAGAAGTGACCACGTGACACTTCTCAGGGTGGGTCATAGAAGCACTGTggctttctccttcctctgccttggTTCACTTGCTCTGGGGAAGGCAGCGGCCATGCTGTGAGGATGCTCAAGCAGCTTTGTGTAGGGGTCCCCATGGGAAGGAACTGCGGCTGTCACCGACAGCCAAGTTGAGGGTACTGGTTTGGAAGTggctcctccagccccagttgAGCCTTCCTCAGATGAAGTGGTCTTGACTGATGTCTTacctgcaacctcatgagagactcTGGGCCACAACCACCCAGATACATCACTCCCAAATCCCCGATTGACACAGACGGTGAGATAGTGAACGTTCGTGGCTTTAAGCCACTACGTGTGGGGTAACTTGTTAAGGCAGCAATGGATAAACATACTGCAGATATTActtatgaaacattttaaataagcaGTTTCTGCCAGCCATTGGGAAACTCTCCTAGATTCGCAACATTTTGGAGCTGAAAGGATCCCTGGGTCACCTGTGCCACTCCAGCTACAGTCACAGTAACCAAGCCACCAGCATGATCAACATCTGGGCACGGAGCAGGTTTCAGGGAGGTTTAATGCAACGTGAATTAAAAGATCCAAGCTGTTTTCAGAAACATAAGAAGTCTGAAGTTGAGCTGTGGATTTCCTCATGTCCATCCTGAGGCTTGGGCTGCTCCACATGCAgcaggggctgaggcgggaggagcTGGCGCCACCAGGCACCTGGAGGGAGAGCGGATAAGGCAGGGTGAGTAGAAGTGTCCTTTccgggccgggtgtggtggctcatgcctggtatcccaatactttgggaggccaaggcaggcgcatcacctgaggtcgggagttcgagaccagctgggctaacgtggagaaaccccgtctctactaaaaatacaaaattagctgggtgtggtggctcatgcctgtaatcccagctacttgggaggctgaggcagggaatcgcttgaacccgggaggtggaggttgcagtgagccgaaattacaccactgcactccagcctaggaaacaagaacaaaactctgtctcaaaaaaaaaaaaaaaaaaaaaattagctgtgtgtggtggcgcacacctgtagtcccagctactcggtaggctaaggcacaagaagcgcttgaacccggaaggcagaggttgcagtgagctgtgatcccaccactgtattccagcctggcaacagagcaagactccgtctcaaaaaaaaaaaaaaagaaaatgtcccttCCATATGAAGCTGGCTGCGCAAGTGGCCCAGGACAGCAGCCTAGCAGGAACGCCGGCACGGCACAGGCCCCAGGCTCTATGCAGCAGGGAGGAATACAGACCGGTGCAGCGCTCTGAGGGCCAGGTTCAAACAGAGTGGCATGGCCTCAGGCCTCAGGTTGGCACCTGGAAAATGGGGGTGTAAGAGCCGGGCCACGTGGGGCTGTCATGTGGGCACTGGGCAGACGCCACAGGCACTGTGGTGAAGAGGGCAGCTGGCATGCTGGAGAAACGTGTGGATGTGTCCAGGGCTTCACAGGTGCCTGCAAGAGCTCGTGGGGTGGCCAGCCGCTGTGGGCCAGCCTCCACCGTCCCCGTCTATCTGTAACATGGGCCCCCCACCCAGTTCAGGCTGGGGTGCCCACTGAGATGGAAGCAGGGTGTACCTCAAAGACTAACTGAGATTGTCCAGAGAGAGGGCAGGGCCCATGCTCCAGTCACACAATCCAAGGCTGTGGGGTGACCGTTCTGTGCCCGTGGGCAGGAGGTGCCAGAGAGGGCACCCAGGGCCCCACTCCCATGCAGACCTCTCCAGGGGGAACAGTGAGGCCTGCCGCCCTGGCTCTGGGAGCCTGGAGAACCCACTCTTCGGCCACCATCCGGCCATCATGCACTGCACCCACCACAGCCTACTGAAACTTACCAGAGGGGTGTGCGAAGGGCCAGTGTAATTAATCATCCTTCTTAAACTTGCCATTGATGTAAGGTACCCAGTCCAGGATCAGCCGCCAATCGGTGGCCCACACCAGCCCCACGGTGCCCACGGCGCCCCACGTGTAGACCGTCGGGATCCTGTGAGAGGAGAGGGGATGGTCAGGCCTGCTCTGGACGCCTTCTCCAAGagcctctcctgccccagccctggccccagcGGTGATGGCTGAGGCGTGGGCCTGGCACCTGTGTCCACCAAGTGCTGTGGGCCCTGCGGGTTGGCACCAACAGCACAGGCCCTGCCCACACTGCTGGCCCTCAGGAAGCTGGGCTTCTGCATCTCCAGTAACTGCTCCAGGGGCTCCCGGGGTGGGAGCGCTGCTGGCGGGAGGCTGGGCCTGGGGCATGTGTAGGTGTTTGCAAGTTTCCAGCCACCATGATGATGGGTCTGGCCTGCTGCAGTCTGCAGAAATCCATCCATCCCCGCCACAGCTGCAGGACTCAGGGAAGTGCCACCATCGCAGTCCCTGCTCCCAGGTGAGGACACCAAAGAACAGACAGGGTGAGGCCCTcacctgaggccacacagctggtgaggATCAAGGCCTTGGGTGCCAAGCCCACGCTCTTGCCCACCACGGCACGTGCTGTGGGAGCTCCCCCAAGTTTCCTGGGACCAGCAGATTCTAGGAAGGCCCAGCAAGCCCACCTGCCGGCATTCACGCCCTCGCACAGTGTGAACTTGGGCACAGGCTTCTAATGCGCAGAACGCAGCACGAGCGATGGGGCCTCACTGCTGAGGCCAGGTGAGAAAAGACTGGCTTCAGGTATGGAGGCTCAGAAGGGAAataccagccctttgggaggttgaggcaggaggctcacttgagcctaggagtttgagaccagcctggacaacagagaccccatctctacacaaaattaaaaaaaaattagccgggtgtggtggcacatgccagcagtcccagctactagggaagctggggcaggaggacctcttgagcccaggaatcagaggttgcagtgaaccgtgactacaccactgccttccagcctgggtgaatatgagaccatatctcaaaaaaaattaaaattaaaattaaaaaaaaaagaggctgggcgtgatggttcatgcctgtaatcccagcacttcgggaggccaaggtgggcagatcaccagaggtcaggaattcaagaccagcctggccaacatggtgaaacctcatctctacaaaaatacaaaaattagctgggtgtggtagtggatgcctgtaatcccagctactcgggaggctgaggtgggggaatagcttgcggaggttgcagtgagccgagattgcaccactgcactctagtcagggtgacaaagtgacactccatctcaaaaaaaaaaaaaaaaagaaaaagaaaaagactggctTCCATCCTGGGCACCTTTGTGCACCCTCTAGCTGCCTCTggagaagccagctgccatgctgtgagcTGCCCTACGAAGGGACCCATGTGGCAGAGAACTGATGGCAGCCTCCAGCTAAGAAGGAAGTGAACCCAGCCAACAACCCCATGAAGGATCTCGGAAACGGATCTGCCCAGTCCCGCTCTCGGATGACACTGCAGCCTCACGAGAGAGCCTGAGGAGTCGGCGCAGCGCACCCACTGAAACTGTGAGGTAAGGAGTATTTGCTGGTTTAAGCGGCTAATTTTGGGagactatttctttattttttttattttttatttttattttttttgagacggagtctcgctctgtcgcccaggctggagtgcagtggccagatctcagctcactgcaagctccacctcctgggttcacgccattctcctgcctcagcctcccgagtagctgggactacaggcgcccgcctcctcgcccggctagttttttgtattttttagtagagacggggtttcaccgtgttagccaggatggtctcgatctcctgaccccgtgatccgcccgtctcggcctcccaaagtgctgggattacaggcttccaccgcgcccggcccatttctttctttctttttttgacacggagtctcgctctgtcgcccaggctggagtgtagtggccggatctcagctcactgcaggctccacctcccaggttcacgccattctcctgcctcagcctcgcaagtagctgggactacaggcgcccgccaccacgcccggctagttttttgtatttttagtagagatggggtttcaccgtgttagccacgatggtctcaatctcctgacctcgtgatccacccgccttggcctcccaaagtgctgggattacaggcttgagccactgcgcccggccaggagacCATTTCTTATATACACAGCACTGCTGGCCAACAGAGGGCTGAAATTAAAATCCAAttccaggcagggcatggtggttcacgcctgtaatcccagcacttcgggaggccgagaggggtggatcacctgaggtcaggaattcaagaccagcctggccaacatggtgaaacttcatctctactaaaaatacaaaaattagccaggtgtggtggtgcccacctgtagtcccagctactggggaggctgaggcaggagaatcacttgaactctataagtggcgcttgcagtgagccgagatcgcaccactgccctctagcctgggcgacagtgagactatgtctcggaaaaaaaaaaaaatccgattCACCTCCCTGGATCACAGCGAATCACATAGCTGGGATGTTGGGGTGGCCAAGGGGTGCTCCTCCTGGAGGCAGAGAAGGCGGATGAACGAACCCTGCACACATTGCCCCAAGGGCCTCACCAGAGACACTCTCCAAGTGCAGGCCAGGTGCCTGCTCAACAGCTCGTGGCACGCACAGCTGCTCCTGGAACCTGGCTCAGAGGCAAATGCCACCAACAGGGCAGGAatctttatacctatgtcttgATGGCATTCTGggtaagtttgtttgttttatttatttatttattttgagatagagtctccctctgtcacccaggctggagtgcagtggtgcgatttcggctcactgcaacccccacctctggggttcaagcgattctcctgtctcagcctcccacgtagctagctgggattacaggcgcccaccaccacgcccgggtaatttttgtgtttttagtagagacagcgtttcaccatgttggccaggctattctcaaactcctgacctcaagggatccacccacctcagcctcccaaggttctgggattacaggtgtgagccaccgcgcctggccctgggTTATTAACCACCAGAGAAGCCTGCTTATAAATATGCCCAGTGGGCCGGCCTCCGCCTCCCCTATCATCCTGGTCACCCCACGTAGGACCCTGTGGATTTGGACAGTGTGGGAAGCGCCCACAAAACCTGATTTCCACTAGCCACCGAGGAAGAATGTACAGACCATGACCACACTGACCAACGACCTCGCCGCCATGAAAACCCCTTCCTCAAACCAAGCCCCAGCAGGGCCCAGAACGGGTGTGGACTGCAGGGTCCCCAGCTAGTGAACTGTGGCCCTCCCAGTCCTGAGTCTGAGACTCTGAGATACAACCCCACAGTGCCTCCTGGGGATGAGACCcgctccctggcctcccaaagccactGTCTGGTGGCTTAGCCCTGCACGGCCCCTCGCATGCAGGTGTCTGTACCCCTTCCTCTCCCACTTATTTTAGGTCAGCGCCACACCACAGGTCTCATTTCTTCACTTCTTGCCTGCCAACCAGAATGTCCGCCCACAAGGGTTCTGTCTATTGGCGTGTCcctaacacatagtaggtgctcaataaatgcctgCTGTTGGATGAAAGCACGGATGACAGGTGGTTCCCACTGTGACTGGGCACAGAAGTGGACCTGCTGCACCCAGGAGGGGCTGCGTTGGCTACTACAGGCTGCTGGGTTCTCAGCTAGGAGCAGGCTTCCTCATCCCAGGCCTGAGTTACCCACGCTATAAAACGCCACTATCACGTTCCCCTTGATGGTCCCCGTCAGCTCCACTGTCCAGACCCTGTCCCCAACCTGTCCCCCAGTCTGGGACGGAGGAAGTATGTTCTGGCTTCCAGACACACTGCCAATCATAagcctttgcttttttcttttttagaaacggagtttcgctcttgttgcccaggctggagtaaactggcgcaatctcagctcaccgtaacctccacctcctggctttgagcgattctcctgcttcagcctcccaagtagctgggattacaggcacgtgccatcatgcctggctaattttgtatttttagtagagacagggtttcaacatgttagccgggctgatctcaaactcttgacctcaggtgatcagcccaccttagcctcccaaagtgctaggattacaggtgtcagccaccacgcccggctgtacctttttttttttttttttttccagacattcactcttgttgccgaggctggagtgcaatggtgcaatcctggctcactgcaacttccacctcccgggttgaagtgattctcccgcctcagcctcccaagtagctgggattacagttgcccgccaccacacctggctaattttttgtggttttagtagagacggggtttctctatgttggccaggctggtctcgaactcctgacctcaggtgattcgcccgcctcggcctcccaaagtgctaggattacaggcgtgagccactgtgcccagcagctttaaattatttgtagagatagggtcttgctgtgttgcctaggcgggtctcaaattcccagactcaaacgatcctcccaccttagcctccccagtagctgggactgcagacaggcgccaccatgccctggtaattttttgttttgtagagatggggttttgttgtgttgtccaggctggtcttgaactcccaggctcaagtgattctcctgcccgggcctcccaaagcactgggatcacaggccagggccactgtgcctggctaaggccctgctgcttttttttttcttttttctttttgggacagagtcttgctctgtcacccaggctggcgtgcagtggtgcaatctcggctcactgcaacctccgcctcccgggttcaagcaattctccttcctcagcctcccaagtagctgggattagaggcaacagccaccaggcctggctaatttttgcatttttagtagagacggaggtttcactatgttggccaggctggtctcgaacccctgacctcaggtgatctggccgcctcagcctcccaaagcgctgggatcacaggcgggagccaccgcacccagccaggcctTGCTTCTTAGCAACCCACGTGGAAACACGAGACAACCCTACGGAGGACCCCCCAGCCCGGCTTCTATGGGGGCCACCCCTATGCCA
This Rhinopithecus roxellana isolate Shanxi Qingling chromosome 8, ASM756505v1, whole genome shotgun sequence DNA region includes the following protein-coding sequences:
- the LOC104671409 gene encoding cytochrome b-c1 complex subunit 10 — translated: MVTRFLGPRYGQLVKNWIPTVYTWGAVGTVGLVWATDWRLILDWVPYINGKFKKDD